From Xylanibacter oryzae DSM 17970, a single genomic window includes:
- a CDS encoding S41 family peptidase: MKRIIFQLVLLLLPVAALNAQDVKRHNFEVTKNLDVFNTIYKDLDLMYVDTLNADEVIGTGIKAMLKSLDPYTVYYPESDVKDLKLMITGSYAGIGALVRYHQKLKRVVIDEPYEDTPAAQAGLKKGDIILAIDDTSMVNKNVSEVSDKLRGDAGTSFLMKVKRPGVNKDLTFKITRRAIQMPSVPYYGMRENNIGYINLSSFTEDCSKDVRRAFIDLKKRGAKSLVFDLRNNGGGSLSEAIQIINMFVPKNLLIVKTIGKLKRVNSEYRTKVEPLDTIMPVVVLVNGETASASEITSGSLQDLDRAVIIGTRTYGKGLVQVPLDIPYNGNLKLTTSKYYIPSGRCIQAINYKHSEGGYKEHIPDSLTHVFHTVGGREVRDGGGIKPDLEVKPDSLPNIVFYLSGQGRDSTEVMFDYELDYLSKHHTIAPAKDFEITDADYEEFKQRVIKSGFTYDRISEAAYKELVKAAKFEGYYDDAKPEFENLEKKLTHNTAKDLDRNKEIIKQMMASDIVAAYYYQKGSIENGLNKDKALKEAIRVLSNPAEYSKILHPAVKITVKK, from the coding sequence ATGAAGAGAATAATCTTTCAACTTGTCCTGTTGCTTCTACCGGTCGCAGCGTTGAACGCACAAGACGTGAAAAGGCATAACTTTGAGGTAACAAAAAACCTTGATGTGTTTAATACAATATATAAGGATCTTGATCTTATGTATGTGGATACGCTTAATGCCGATGAGGTGATAGGTACAGGAATAAAGGCTATGCTTAAGAGTTTGGACCCCTATACGGTGTATTATCCCGAAAGTGATGTAAAGGATCTTAAACTCATGATTACGGGATCTTATGCAGGTATCGGTGCTTTGGTTAGATATCATCAGAAACTGAAACGTGTGGTCATAGATGAACCTTATGAGGATACTCCTGCTGCACAGGCCGGACTGAAAAAGGGTGATATCATATTGGCTATAGATGATACCTCAATGGTAAATAAGAACGTTTCTGAAGTGAGTGACAAGTTGCGTGGTGATGCCGGTACAAGCTTCTTGATGAAAGTTAAAAGGCCGGGAGTAAATAAGGATCTGACATTCAAGATAACTCGCCGTGCCATACAGATGCCTTCTGTACCTTATTATGGGATGCGCGAGAATAATATAGGATATATCAATCTGTCTAGTTTTACTGAAGACTGCTCTAAAGATGTGCGCCGTGCATTCATAGACCTTAAGAAGAGGGGGGCTAAAAGTCTGGTGTTTGACTTAAGGAATAATGGCGGAGGTTCTCTCTCGGAAGCCATTCAGATAATAAATATGTTTGTACCCAAAAACCTGCTTATCGTAAAGACAATTGGTAAGCTGAAACGTGTAAACTCTGAATATCGTACGAAGGTGGAACCGCTGGATACGATTATGCCGGTTGTAGTACTGGTTAACGGTGAGACTGCAAGCGCAAGCGAAATAACAAGCGGTTCGCTACAGGATTTGGACAGGGCCGTTATAATAGGTACGCGCACGTATGGCAAGGGATTGGTTCAGGTGCCGCTCGATATTCCTTATAATGGAAATCTAAAACTTACTACCAGCAAATACTATATACCAAGTGGAAGATGTATACAGGCTATTAATTACAAACATAGCGAAGGCGGTTATAAGGAACATATACCCGACAGTCTTACGCACGTGTTCCATACCGTTGGAGGGCGTGAAGTACGTGATGGCGGAGGTATAAAACCGGATTTGGAAGTCAAGCCGGATTCACTGCCAAATATAGTATTTTATCTGTCAGGTCAAGGCCGTGACTCTACCGAAGTGATGTTCGATTATGAACTGGACTATCTGTCTAAACATCATACAATTGCCCCCGCAAAAGATTTTGAAATAACAGATGCTGATTATGAAGAATTTAAACAGCGGGTGATAAAGAGCGGTTTCACTTATGACCGTATAAGTGAAGCGGCATACAAAGAACTGGTAAAGGCTGCAAAGTTTGAAGGATATTATGATGACGCAAAACCTGAATTTGAAAATTTGGAAAAGAAACTTACACATAATACTGCAAAAGATCTTGACCGAAACAAAGAAATAATAAAACAGATGATGGCTTCTGACATCGTGGCTGCATATTATTATCAGAAAGGCTCTATTGAGAATGGACTAAATAAAGATAAGGCCCTCAAAGAGGCAATACGTGTACTTTCAAATCCTGCTGAATATAGTAAAATATTACATCCTGCAGTCAAAATAACGGTGAAAAAGTAG
- a CDS encoding YiiX/YebB-like N1pC/P60 family cysteine hydrolase: MRRFLIISLLTLMVTQGFPQTKLRHISNTSLLQDGDLMFCLSGKPDAITDVSHGIDGMGINHVAIFHKDNNGSYAIEAIHKGVCINPIDSFIKSNIVDEYNGQIIIGRINRGSIDIPKSIHNALKYIGRPYDFYFEPGDSAIYCSELVQISFVDRKGQLIFHTIPMSFHDKSGEITVFWKEYYSKAGMTVPEGVQGSNPGELSREPKIKMLYIITHWGN; encoded by the coding sequence ATGAGAAGATTTCTTATAATTTCCCTTCTCACCTTAATGGTGACGCAGGGATTTCCGCAGACCAAGTTACGCCACATCTCCAATACATCTCTATTGCAAGACGGCGACCTGATGTTTTGCTTAAGCGGAAAGCCAGACGCCATAACAGATGTCTCACATGGTATCGATGGAATGGGTATAAATCACGTGGCGATATTCCATAAGGACAATAACGGTTCCTATGCTATCGAAGCCATCCACAAGGGTGTATGCATTAATCCCATTGACAGTTTCATCAAAAGCAATATAGTTGACGAGTACAACGGCCAGATCATCATAGGCAGAATAAACCGCGGTTCCATTGATATTCCAAAGAGTATTCACAATGCACTTAAATATATCGGCAGACCCTATGATTTCTATTTCGAGCCAGGCGACAGCGCCATCTATTGCAGCGAACTTGTGCAGATATCATTCGTAGACCGTAAAGGCCAACTGATATTCCACACCATACCTATGAGCTTCCATGACAAAAGCGGTGAAATCACCGTTTTTTGGAAAGAATACTACTCTAAAGCTGGCATGACCGTACCAGAAGGTGTTCAAGGAAGTAATCCAGGCGAACTATCAAGAGAACCGAAAATTAAAATGCTTTATATTATTACCCATTGGGGAAATTAG
- a CDS encoding CatA-like O-acetyltransferase, family 2, which produces MKVVNPKETPRAYAFEMWMNAPMPMVTFFKTLNVSRLVKISRRKKMKFNMLMCYCIGKAASGIKEFYLLPVGKKLIQYDRIAVNTIVANKEGEVSSCDIPFTDDLSLFKNSYMQLTKQVSESCINHDLTESMVIGTSALAQYEIDGAVGMYSGIFNNPFLIWGKYKRHLLKTTLTVSFQFHHTQMDGAHASRFLDQVQKEIDNMSM; this is translated from the coding sequence ATGAAAGTAGTAAACCCCAAAGAAACCCCACGTGCATATGCATTTGAAATGTGGATGAACGCGCCCATGCCCATGGTAACATTCTTCAAAACATTGAATGTGTCACGCCTTGTCAAAATCAGTAGGAGGAAAAAAATGAAATTCAACATGCTGATGTGTTATTGCATAGGTAAGGCTGCAAGTGGTATTAAAGAATTTTACCTTTTGCCTGTAGGAAAGAAACTTATACAATATGATCGTATTGCTGTAAATACGATTGTTGCCAACAAAGAGGGCGAAGTAAGTTCGTGTGATATACCTTTTACAGATGATTTATCCTTATTCAAAAATAGTTATATGCAACTTACTAAACAAGTAAGTGAAAGTTGTATTAATCATGATCTGACGGAAAGTATGGTTATAGGAACTTCAGCATTGGCACAATACGAAATAGATGGTGCAGTAGGTATGTATAGTGGAATTTTTAATAACCCGTTCCTTATTTGGGGTAAATACAAACGCCATTTACTTAAAACTACACTTACTGTTTCTTTTCAATTTCATCATACACAAATGGATGGTGCGCATGCTTCACGTTTTTTGGACCAGGTACAGAAAGAAATTGATAATATGTCAATGTAA
- a CDS encoding helix-turn-helix domain-containing protein yields the protein MIQDNFKFYSPCKLLQSYVRYYWVFKSNQPINTFTFPLGCPQIIFHKKSPLYIPELKATQEKLTVSGQVNFSSHLYSDGDIEMIVVVFQPHAMSAFLDTPTSLFYNQEISGYNLENKSLNELAVRISECKDNTFCVNLIEQWLLSQITVNLYDAAHKKRLGTIEQNFKRVDAAIKSICVVPQTSVTELSSIACLSNKQFERLFNYLVGINPKEYARIVRFQKALGQIQNYSGERSQAQIAHSSGYADQSHFIREFKKFSGHTPVSLLKVSTPYSDLFTNPI from the coding sequence ATGATCCAAGATAATTTTAAGTTTTACAGCCCCTGTAAGTTGCTACAATCTTATGTAAGGTATTATTGGGTATTCAAAAGCAACCAACCGATAAATACCTTTACATTTCCACTTGGTTGTCCTCAAATAATCTTTCACAAGAAATCACCGCTTTACATTCCAGAATTAAAAGCCACACAAGAAAAACTGACTGTCAGCGGTCAAGTCAATTTTTCGTCACACTTATATTCTGACGGAGATATAGAAATGATAGTGGTTGTATTTCAACCACACGCAATGAGCGCATTCCTCGATACCCCGACATCTCTATTTTACAATCAAGAAATATCTGGATACAATCTTGAAAACAAGAGTTTGAACGAATTGGCAGTACGAATATCAGAATGTAAGGATAATACATTTTGCGTAAATCTTATTGAGCAATGGTTGTTATCACAAATAACAGTCAATTTGTATGATGCTGCACATAAAAAACGTCTGGGTACAATAGAACAAAACTTTAAAAGAGTGGATGCCGCTATAAAAAGTATATGTGTAGTTCCTCAAACCTCAGTAACTGAGTTATCATCTATTGCTTGTCTAAGCAATAAACAGTTTGAACGATTATTCAACTACCTTGTAGGCATAAATCCCAAAGAGTATGCAAGAATTGTCCGTTTTCAAAAGGCATTGGGGCAAATACAGAACTATTCAGGTGAGAGGAGCCAGGCTCAAATAGCCCATTCAAGCGGTTATGCTGACCAGTCGCATTTTATAAGAGAATTTAAGAAGTTCAGTGGGCATACGCCTGTATCCTTACTGAAAGTATCTACTCCCTATTCGGATTTGTTTACCAATCCTATATAA